In a genomic window of Anoxybacter fermentans:
- the fabK gene encoding enoyl-[acyl-carrier-protein] reductase FabK, translated as MLHTRICDILGIKYPIIQGGMAWVATGELAGAVSNAGGLGIIGAGNAPADVIRNEIKKVKSITDKPFGVNVMLLSPFVDEVIEVIIEERVPVITTGAGNPAKYISKLKSAGCKIIPVVPSVSLAKRMERLDVDAIIAEGTEAGGHIGELSTFVLVPQVVDAVKIPVIAAGGIADGRGLVASFALGAEGVQIGTRFICSDECTAHPNYKEAIIKAKDRDAVVTGRSTGHPVRNLRNKLTRKMMELERKGAPKEKIEELGRGALRAAVVEGNVEEGSVMAGQIAGMINKIQPVREIIDEIITEAKTIISQFASGEIFSKGG; from the coding sequence ATGCTACATACAAGGATTTGTGACATTCTTGGAATTAAGTACCCGATAATTCAAGGAGGCATGGCTTGGGTTGCTACTGGTGAATTAGCTGGTGCTGTGTCTAATGCCGGAGGTTTGGGCATTATAGGTGCAGGTAATGCTCCGGCTGACGTAATACGGAATGAAATCAAAAAAGTAAAAAGCATTACTGATAAACCTTTTGGAGTTAATGTGATGCTTCTATCACCATTTGTCGATGAGGTAATAGAGGTAATTATAGAAGAACGGGTACCAGTGATTACTACTGGTGCAGGAAACCCGGCAAAATATATTTCTAAGTTGAAAAGTGCTGGATGCAAGATTATCCCAGTAGTACCATCTGTTTCTTTGGCAAAACGAATGGAAAGACTTGATGTAGATGCAATTATTGCTGAAGGTACAGAAGCTGGAGGACATATTGGTGAATTAAGCACTTTTGTACTTGTACCTCAGGTGGTAGATGCTGTAAAAATACCTGTAATTGCTGCAGGTGGGATAGCAGATGGACGCGGTCTGGTAGCTTCCTTTGCCCTGGGTGCCGAGGGAGTTCAGATTGGGACCCGTTTTATCTGTTCTGATGAGTGTACTGCACATCCTAATTATAAAGAAGCGATTATTAAAGCAAAAGATCGTGATGCGGTAGTTACCGGACGGAGTACTGGTCATCCTGTTCGTAATTTACGCAACAAATTGACAAGAAAGATGATGGAATTGGAACGAAAGGGAGCACCTAAAGAAAAGATCGAAGAACTGGGACGTGGTGCTTTGCGTGCTGCTGTTGTTGAGGGTAATGTAGAAGAAGGCAGTGTTATGGCCGGTCAGATTGCAGGAATGATTAATAAAATACAACCGGTTCGGGAGATTATCGACGAAATTATAACGGAAGCAAAGACTATTATATCTCAATTCGCTTCTGGCGAAATTTTTAGCAAAGGGGGTTAA
- a CDS encoding PDZ domain-containing protein — MSFGTEKKLNTITIILVLVLIFIVLSNFIKVNYFITAPGLALPLDKIITVEKGKKDAKGAFYLTAVTSKQASLFNYIYITLVKPKGIELTPKELTLPPEMDMEQYIKIMEDMMVESQMFAKVVALRKMGYETDIRGHGAEVVEIMENSNAREILEKGDIIVAIDGEPVSLASEAVQLIQRHEIGDIVKLQVKRNEELLNFEVKTIELKENPGKASVGIYIMTHNREYSFPLDIDISTENIIGPSAGTMFALEIINQLHPEDITKGYKIAGTGTIDLEGRVGTISGVVQKVMAAEARGVDYFFVPLGNYEEAKAAATSVKVVKVETIDDALNFLKKLTEQ; from the coding sequence GTGAGTTTCGGGACTGAAAAAAAATTAAACACAATTACTATTATTCTGGTACTGGTACTGATTTTTATTGTACTATCCAATTTCATAAAGGTAAATTATTTTATTACAGCTCCCGGTTTGGCTTTACCACTTGATAAGATTATTACTGTCGAAAAAGGAAAAAAAGATGCAAAAGGGGCCTTTTATCTAACAGCTGTTACTTCAAAACAGGCCAGTCTTTTCAATTATATTTACATAACTTTGGTCAAACCAAAAGGAATAGAATTGACTCCTAAAGAGTTAACTTTACCACCAGAAATGGATATGGAACAGTATATTAAGATTATGGAAGATATGATGGTAGAGAGTCAAATGTTTGCAAAAGTAGTCGCTTTGCGTAAAATGGGCTATGAGACAGATATTCGCGGTCATGGAGCTGAAGTTGTTGAGATTATGGAAAATAGTAATGCCAGGGAAATTTTAGAAAAGGGAGATATTATCGTGGCTATTGATGGTGAACCTGTTAGTCTAGCGTCAGAAGCAGTCCAGTTGATTCAAAGGCATGAAATTGGAGATATAGTTAAGTTGCAGGTAAAACGAAATGAAGAGCTTTTAAATTTTGAGGTTAAAACGATAGAATTGAAAGAAAATCCGGGCAAAGCTTCAGTCGGAATATATATAATGACTCATAATCGGGAATACTCATTTCCATTGGATATAGACATCTCTACTGAAAATATTATTGGCCCTTCAGCTGGAACAATGTTTGCTTTAGAAATAATAAACCAGCTCCATCCTGAAGATATAACCAAGGGTTATAAAATTGCGGGAACTGGTACCATAGATCTGGAAGGTCGTGTTGGTACTATTAGTGGTGTAGTACAGAAAGTTATGGCTGCTGAAGCTAGAGGAGTAGATTATTTTTTTGTACCACTTGGGAATTATGAGGAAGCTAAAGCAGCCGCAACCAGTGTGAAAGTTGTTAAGGTTGAAACTATTGACGATGCCCTTAACTTTCTTAAAAAGCTTACAGAACAATAA
- a CDS encoding patatin-like phospholipase family protein, giving the protein MEEGRPKIGLALSSGAVRGLAHLGVIEVFEKEGIPIDMIAGTSAGSLVGGLYALGLELKYLKQLALNIRWEHITDITIPRRGLVAGNKLLEFLRFLTQDKTFDQLKIPFTAVATDIERGERVLINSGSVAEAIRASTSIPGIYVPFKKDGRLLVDGAITDRIPIGVVKDMGADVVIAVDVGFNIGYSKLSNIFEILIQSSDIMLREISRERWTDADILIQPAVNHLPAMDLNYAEEIIQAGIDAARNMLPEIKKMTGVD; this is encoded by the coding sequence TTGGAAGAAGGAAGACCAAAAATAGGGTTAGCCTTAAGTTCCGGGGCAGTTCGTGGGCTAGCTCATCTTGGAGTTATTGAAGTATTTGAAAAAGAAGGAATTCCTATTGATATGATTGCCGGAACGAGTGCAGGAAGTCTGGTTGGTGGTTTGTATGCTCTGGGGCTGGAATTAAAATACTTAAAACAATTAGCACTAAATATTAGATGGGAACACATTACAGACATTACGATTCCACGGCGTGGTCTAGTAGCCGGAAATAAATTATTGGAATTTTTGCGTTTTTTGACGCAGGATAAAACATTTGATCAATTAAAAATACCTTTTACTGCTGTAGCTACAGATATAGAGAGGGGTGAACGGGTTTTGATTAATTCTGGTTCTGTAGCTGAAGCTATCAGGGCCAGTACATCTATTCCTGGAATATATGTACCTTTTAAAAAGGATGGTCGTCTTTTAGTAGACGGTGCTATTACTGATAGGATCCCTATTGGTGTCGTTAAAGATATGGGAGCAGATGTTGTTATTGCTGTAGATGTAGGTTTTAATATTGGTTATTCAAAATTAAGTAATATTTTTGAAATTTTAATTCAATCCAGTGATATAATGTTGAGGGAAATTAGTCGAGAACGTTGGACAGATGCAGATATTCTTATTCAACCCGCAGTTAATCACCTTCCAGCAATGGATTTGAATTATGCAGAAGAGATTATTCAGGCAGGAATTGATGCAGCACGAAATATGCTTCCTGAAATAAAGAAAATGACAGGAGTGGATTAG
- a CDS encoding tetratricopeptide repeat protein produces the protein MISLMEKRFNEVIEEGLNFFKLGKYDDCIEILSEAIAYARLLKKENYLLKLMIKRADSYYHKGDYKRALKHCNRLAKYIDQMDENDLIDFYEIRAISLAQIGKYEDAIVEYQHLIKIPNNKAQFKAFAGLGLVYYHQARYLHQEDKYNTALFYYEKALKQKEIDKRDISMILHNIGMVYYEKGYYQKALLRFFEVLRFHIKETLPYTYNEIAKVYIRLGNLDKASEYIDKASIILANVGSKNQAEFARNFFVKALYYKVLKEYDTAIFFFKLALNELKDREIIAEIADIYHELANIYKDVDPERSIDYLAEARSYFKMLK, from the coding sequence TTGATTTCCTTGATGGAGAAGCGTTTTAATGAAGTAATTGAAGAAGGCTTAAATTTTTTTAAGCTTGGTAAATATGATGACTGTATTGAAATACTTTCAGAAGCTATCGCCTATGCCAGACTATTAAAAAAGGAAAATTATCTTCTTAAATTAATGATAAAACGTGCGGATAGCTATTATCATAAAGGTGATTATAAACGTGCTTTAAAACATTGTAATCGATTAGCAAAATATATCGACCAGATGGATGAAAATGATCTAATTGATTTTTATGAGATTCGCGCTATTTCTCTGGCGCAAATTGGTAAATACGAAGATGCAATTGTAGAATATCAACATTTGATTAAGATTCCTAACAATAAAGCTCAATTTAAAGCCTTTGCAGGCCTGGGCCTTGTTTATTATCACCAGGCACGTTATCTCCATCAAGAAGATAAGTATAATACTGCACTTTTTTACTATGAAAAAGCATTAAAGCAAAAAGAGATCGATAAAAGGGATATTTCTATGATTTTACATAACATAGGAATGGTGTACTATGAAAAAGGTTATTATCAAAAAGCTCTATTAAGATTTTTTGAAGTTTTACGATTTCATATAAAAGAAACTTTACCATATACATATAATGAAATAGCAAAAGTTTATATTCGTCTAGGAAATTTAGATAAAGCCAGTGAATATATTGACAAAGCTTCCATTATTTTAGCAAATGTTGGATCAAAAAATCAGGCGGAATTTGCACGGAACTTTTTTGTTAAAGCTCTTTATTACAAGGTATTAAAAGAATATGATACTGCAATCTTTTTCTTTAAACTTGCTCTAAATGAATTGAAAGATAGAGAAATTATAGCCGAAATTGCTGATATTTATCATGAATTAGCCAATATTTATAAAGATGTTGATCCTGAACGATCAATAGATTATCTGGCAGAAGCCAGATCTTACTTTAAAATGCTCAAATAG
- a CDS encoding YceD family protein — translation MKIDISEIKYDLGAVKQVDEDFKIDDLKLRGRNIEFREPLHLNVQITNSGDDYLVTGRISGKGVAECNRCLEKFDYPFDVGISDEIPKDEMENENYIDLTPTIREHLILEIPIKTLCNEECKGLCLKCGQNLNIKECGCDRHIIDPRLVKLKELFQKDKNNKED, via the coding sequence ATGAAAATTGATATAAGTGAAATTAAATATGACCTGGGCGCTGTAAAGCAAGTTGATGAAGATTTTAAAATTGATGATTTAAAATTACGCGGCCGTAATATTGAATTTAGAGAACCATTACATCTTAATGTGCAGATTACCAACTCCGGTGACGATTATTTAGTCACCGGGCGTATTTCCGGTAAAGGTGTTGCTGAATGTAACCGATGTCTAGAAAAATTTGATTATCCTTTCGATGTAGGAATTTCAGATGAGATTCCAAAAGATGAAATGGAAAATGAAAATTACATTGATCTTACTCCAACGATTCGCGAACATCTCATACTTGAGATTCCAATAAAAACATTGTGTAATGAAGAATGTAAAGGACTTTGCCTTAAATGTGGCCAAAATTTAAATATAAAAGAATGCGGGTGTGATCGTCATATAATTGATCCACGCCTCGTCAAATTAAAAGAGTTATTCCAAAAAGATAAAAATAATAAGGAAGATTAA
- a CDS encoding MBL fold metallo-hydrolase, with amino-acid sequence MIIILKQITEKLFYFDFPGKVILYINSDRGILIDAGIDDRIGRMIYKELENIGVVPEVLIITHAHADHFGGAAQLKKYYPEIKIMASSLTRSVVENPEYEPFYLYGAEPLSDLKNKFLLGKAIQVDQLITPGEDLCFFGEKWQVLDLQGHTPGQIGLIAPDKIILTADTFFPEEVIEKYRLLYHFSLEGALKSLKQLKKLAMEGEYQNFIPGHGKPYAKPQNVIQKNLQAIHETVEIIQEIIKKPHTREEVVAHIIERYKINETVSQYFLTFSAVSAYLSYLESEEMLNIEVRDGQLIFISR; translated from the coding sequence GTGATAATAATTTTAAAACAGATTACAGAAAAACTATTTTATTTTGATTTTCCAGGTAAGGTTATACTTTATATCAATTCTGATCGGGGAATTTTAATTGATGCAGGAATCGATGATCGTATTGGAAGAATGATTTATAAAGAACTTGAAAATATAGGAGTAGTTCCAGAAGTGTTGATCATAACCCATGCCCATGCTGACCATTTTGGAGGGGCAGCACAATTAAAAAAATATTATCCTGAAATTAAGATCATGGCTTCATCACTGACCAGGTCCGTGGTAGAGAATCCCGAATATGAACCTTTTTATCTTTATGGGGCTGAACCTCTTTCAGATTTAAAAAATAAGTTTCTTTTAGGTAAAGCAATTCAGGTAGATCAATTAATAACCCCGGGAGAAGATTTATGTTTTTTTGGAGAAAAGTGGCAGGTATTAGATTTACAGGGACATACACCAGGACAGATTGGGCTAATTGCTCCAGATAAGATCATTCTCACCGCTGATACCTTCTTCCCTGAAGAAGTTATAGAAAAATATCGACTGTTATATCATTTTAGTCTTGAAGGAGCTTTAAAGTCACTTAAACAGCTTAAAAAATTAGCAATGGAGGGGGAGTATCAAAATTTCATTCCAGGACATGGGAAGCCCTATGCAAAGCCGCAAAATGTAATTCAGAAGAATTTGCAGGCTATTCATGAAACAGTAGAGATTATTCAGGAAATAATAAAAAAGCCACATACCCGGGAAGAGGTAGTGGCACATATTATCGAAAGATATAAGATTAATGAGACAGTCTCACAATATTTTTTGACTTTTTCAGCAGTTTCCGCTTATTTAAGTTATCTTGAATCTGAAGAAATGTTGAATATAGAGGTCAGGGATGGTCAATTAATATTTATTTCCAGATGA
- a CDS encoding acetate/propionate family kinase, which translates to MKVLVLNCGSSSLKYQLFNMEDETVLAKGLVQRIGIDNSYLEHKPGDKPKVKIEAEIPDHHKAIQMVIDALLHDEHGVIKDMSEINAVGHRVVHGGEAFADSVLINEEVMRALEANIELAPLHNPPNIAGIKVCEKLMPGVPQVGVFDTAFHQTMKPHAYLYGIPYEYYEKYGIRRYGFHGTSHRYVSKRVCELMGIPYEKAKIITCHLGNGASVTAIDGGKSVDTSMGFTPLEGLLMGTRSGDLDPAIIPFLMNKENMTPADIDNLLNKKSGLLGVSGISNDSRDVEEAASNGNERAQRALEIFNYRVKKYIGAYAAAMGGLDAIVFTAGIGENSISTRAGILEGLEFLGCKLDPERNNVRGKEALISTDDSKVKVYVIPTNEELVIARDTKEIVEKL; encoded by the coding sequence ATGAAAGTTTTAGTTTTAAACTGTGGTAGTTCATCTTTAAAATATCAATTATTTAACATGGAGGATGAGACTGTTTTAGCGAAAGGTCTGGTTCAACGGATTGGTATTGATAATTCTTATCTTGAGCATAAGCCAGGAGATAAGCCCAAAGTTAAAATTGAAGCTGAAATTCCCGATCACCATAAAGCAATTCAGATGGTCATTGATGCCCTCTTACATGATGAGCATGGTGTAATAAAAGATATGTCAGAAATTAATGCTGTAGGTCATCGTGTAGTTCATGGTGGGGAAGCTTTTGCAGATTCAGTACTTATAAATGAAGAAGTAATGCGAGCACTGGAAGCTAATATAGAGTTAGCACCACTTCACAATCCACCAAACATTGCCGGAATTAAAGTTTGTGAAAAATTGATGCCAGGTGTTCCACAGGTTGGCGTATTTGATACTGCTTTCCATCAAACTATGAAACCACATGCATATCTGTATGGCATTCCTTATGAATATTATGAGAAGTATGGTATTCGTCGATACGGTTTCCATGGAACTTCTCACCGTTATGTATCAAAACGGGTATGTGAACTGATGGGCATTCCTTATGAAAAAGCCAAGATCATTACTTGCCATCTTGGTAATGGAGCTAGTGTTACAGCAATTGATGGTGGAAAATCTGTGGATACCAGTATGGGCTTTACACCACTGGAAGGACTTTTGATGGGTACTCGTTCCGGTGATTTAGATCCAGCAATTATTCCTTTTCTGATGAATAAAGAAAATATGACTCCTGCAGATATTGATAATCTTTTAAACAAGAAGAGTGGCCTTTTAGGTGTATCCGGAATCAGTAATGATTCCCGTGATGTAGAAGAGGCAGCTAGCAATGGTAATGAAAGGGCACAAAGGGCTCTAGAGATTTTCAACTATCGGGTCAAGAAATATATCGGTGCATATGCTGCAGCTATGGGCGGTCTGGATGCTATTGTTTTCACTGCTGGTATTGGAGAAAACTCCATAAGTACTCGTGCAGGTATACTGGAAGGTCTGGAATTTTTGGGATGCAAACTGGATCCTGAAAGAAATAATGTTCGGGGTAAAGAGGCATTAATCTCTACTGACGACTCTAAAGTTAAGGTATATGTTATTCCTACTAATGAAGAACTTGTTATTGCCCGGGATACAAAAGAGATTGTTGAAAAACTCTAA
- a CDS encoding nucleotidyltransferase, with protein sequence MKILGIIAEYNPFHNGHQYHLKESKTLIQADGVVCVLSSNFLQRGEPALVDKWERTKMALAGGADLVIELPMPYALRSAEFFAYGAVSLLNATGVVDYISFGSEAGNLNKLNQIARILANEPEEFTRLLGNHLSKGLSYPDARTRALIDYFKQTDTEISLDQNEVKFLTSNPNNILGLEYLKAIHRLESKLIPITIPRKGAGYHDKKIEGEIASATAIRKILSEKWRNGDELLDKEILKTMPESSCNILRSAFSKGKGPIFIDDFSLQILTLLRRAKTEEIANLFDVRGGLENRIKEAAEQATSIHDLIERIKTKRYTWTRIQRILFHFLLNLTSLECEYFDQLGGPQYIRVLGFTPRGQHILAKMKNLARLPIITRVASYYNRPETPEPINRMLELEILTTNLYSLAMPNPVYRRSNRDLLEKIIIWK encoded by the coding sequence ATGAAGATTCTTGGCATAATTGCTGAATATAATCCTTTTCACAACGGACATCAATATCATTTAAAAGAATCAAAAACTCTGATACAGGCAGATGGTGTTGTATGTGTGCTAAGCAGTAATTTTTTACAGCGCGGAGAGCCAGCCTTAGTGGATAAATGGGAACGAACTAAAATGGCCTTAGCCGGTGGGGCTGATTTGGTTATCGAATTACCTATGCCTTATGCTTTAAGGAGTGCTGAATTTTTTGCATATGGTGCTGTATCGTTATTGAATGCTACCGGGGTTGTGGATTATATATCTTTTGGTTCGGAAGCTGGAAATTTAAATAAATTAAATCAGATTGCCAGAATTCTGGCTAATGAACCTGAAGAATTTACCAGATTACTTGGCAATCATTTATCTAAAGGGCTTTCTTATCCTGATGCCCGTACCCGGGCTTTGATTGATTATTTTAAACAAACAGATACCGAAATTTCTTTAGATCAAAATGAAGTTAAATTTTTAACTTCTAATCCCAATAATATTTTGGGGCTGGAATATTTAAAGGCCATTCATCGTCTGGAAAGCAAACTAATCCCTATTACTATTCCCCGAAAGGGTGCTGGATACCATGATAAAAAAATTGAAGGAGAAATTGCCAGCGCCACCGCAATTCGTAAGATTTTATCGGAAAAGTGGAGGAATGGTGATGAACTTTTAGATAAAGAAATTCTTAAAACAATGCCAGAAAGCAGCTGTAATATTTTACGATCTGCCTTCTCAAAAGGAAAAGGCCCCATCTTTATTGATGATTTTTCACTACAAATTCTAACCCTTTTACGACGAGCAAAAACTGAAGAGATCGCAAATCTTTTTGATGTTCGAGGTGGATTGGAGAATAGAATAAAAGAAGCTGCAGAACAGGCAACCTCGATTCACGATCTTATTGAACGGATTAAAACTAAACGTTACACCTGGACCCGGATTCAACGCATCCTTTTTCACTTCTTACTAAACTTGACCAGTTTAGAATGTGAGTATTTTGATCAATTGGGTGGTCCCCAATATATCCGGGTATTGGGTTTTACCCCAAGGGGCCAGCATATTCTAGCCAAAATGAAAAACTTAGCTCGATTACCAATCATTACAAGAGTAGCCAGTTATTATAATCGCCCAGAAACACCTGAACCGATAAACCGAATGCTGGAATTAGAAATATTAACTACAAACCTCTATTCTCTCGCTATGCCCAATCCAGTTTATCGTAGAAGCAATAGAGATTTACTGGAAAAGATTATCATCTGGAAATAA
- the rpmF gene encoding 50S ribosomal protein L32, with translation MAVPKRKVSKARKRKRRTHWKLFAPNLVECPQCHAPKIPHRVCKECGYYKGREVVSS, from the coding sequence GTGGCTGTACCTAAGCGGAAAGTTTCTAAAGCCCGGAAGAGAAAAAGACGGACTCATTGGAAATTGTTTGCTCCTAACCTGGTGGAATGTCCACAATGTCATGCTCCAAAAATTCCGCATCGGGTTTGTAAAGAGTGTGGCTATTATAAAGGAAGAGAAGTTGTATCTAGCTAA
- the fapR gene encoding transcription factor FapR has product MKKLSKKERHKALVKAIEEDPFKTDQELANMFNVSIQTIRLDRMELRIPEVRKRTRKLAKEAYSKIKSMRDVDVIGDLVEVNLNKNGKSIFTPQPEMTFKGKDIVRGHYIFAHANSLAVAIIDANVAMTGFSHIKFIRPVRLGDRLVAKAHVVRSKNHRFFVRVYTHVGDQLVFKGKFIVYALDNHKFLKEN; this is encoded by the coding sequence ATGAAAAAACTATCAAAGAAAGAACGTCATAAAGCGCTGGTTAAGGCTATAGAAGAAGATCCCTTTAAGACTGATCAGGAATTAGCAAATATGTTTAATGTCAGTATCCAGACAATAAGATTGGATCGAATGGAGCTCAGAATCCCTGAGGTTCGAAAGCGAACTCGTAAATTGGCAAAAGAAGCATATTCTAAAATCAAATCTATGCGTGATGTAGATGTTATAGGTGATCTGGTTGAAGTTAATCTTAATAAAAATGGAAAATCTATTTTTACACCCCAGCCAGAAATGACCTTTAAGGGAAAGGATATAGTTCGTGGACATTATATATTTGCCCATGCTAATTCTTTGGCAGTAGCAATTATAGATGCCAATGTAGCTATGACTGGTTTTTCCCACATTAAATTTATTCGTCCAGTTCGTCTAGGGGATAGGCTAGTGGCAAAAGCTCATGTAGTTAGATCTAAAAATCATCGTTTTTTTGTTCGGGTGTATACTCATGTTGGTGATCAACTTGTTTTTAAAGGGAAGTTTATTGTTTATGCTTTGGATAATCACAAATTTTTAAAAGAAAATTAG
- the pta gene encoding phosphate acetyltransferase produces MQLMEKIKNAAKSNVQRIVLPEGNEARIVKAAEQITKEGLAKITLLGKKEEIEQVARDTGVDLSEVEIIDPERSSKLEAYGQKYYELRKHKGITKEQAVEQMKDVLYYSAMMVKMGDADGSVAGAINTTGDVLRPAFQIIKTAPGISVVSGAFFMVLKHELMPEGLMVFADCAVNPNPDARQLAEIAVSSARTAKALANIEPRVALLSFSTKGSASHELVEKVQEATRIAKEMAPEFQIDGELQADAAIVPEIGKRKAPESAIAGQANVLVFPDLQAGNIGYKLVQRLAKADAIGPILQGMAKPVNDLSRGCSVDDVVNLTAITAVQAQNQ; encoded by the coding sequence ATGCAGTTGATGGAAAAGATTAAAAATGCTGCAAAATCAAACGTTCAACGAATCGTGTTACCTGAAGGAAACGAAGCACGAATTGTCAAAGCAGCTGAACAAATTACCAAGGAAGGACTGGCAAAAATTACTCTGTTGGGCAAAAAGGAAGAAATTGAGCAGGTTGCCCGTGATACAGGAGTAGATCTCTCTGAAGTAGAAATCATTGATCCAGAAAGATCAAGTAAACTTGAAGCTTATGGTCAGAAATATTATGAACTTAGAAAGCATAAAGGAATAACAAAAGAGCAGGCAGTAGAACAGATGAAGGATGTTCTTTATTATTCTGCAATGATGGTCAAAATGGGGGATGCAGATGGATCTGTAGCAGGTGCAATTAATACAACTGGAGATGTACTACGTCCAGCTTTTCAGATCATTAAAACAGCACCTGGGATCTCTGTGGTATCAGGGGCTTTTTTCATGGTCTTAAAACATGAACTGATGCCCGAAGGATTAATGGTATTTGCTGATTGTGCAGTTAATCCAAACCCAGACGCTCGCCAGTTGGCTGAAATTGCTGTTAGTTCAGCAAGAACTGCCAAAGCTCTGGCCAATATTGAACCTCGTGTGGCTTTACTTTCTTTTTCCACTAAAGGTAGTGCTTCTCATGAGTTGGTTGAAAAAGTTCAGGAAGCTACCCGGATTGCTAAAGAGATGGCCCCAGAGTTTCAGATTGATGGAGAATTGCAAGCAGATGCAGCTATCGTTCCGGAGATTGGAAAAAGGAAAGCACCTGAGAGTGCTATTGCTGGACAGGCTAATGTATTGGTTTTCCCTGATTTACAGGCTGGAAATATTGGTTATAAACTGGTACAACGGCTTGCTAAAGCTGACGCCATAGGGCCAATACTACAAGGAATGGCAAAACCGGTTAACGATCTGTCCAGAGGTTGTAGTGTAGATGATGTGGTTAATCTGACAGCTATTACAGCTGTACAGGCTCAAAATCAGTAA
- a CDS encoding beta-ketoacyl-ACP synthase III — translation MKMTRIRAGITGIGSYLPEKVITNFDLEKIVDTSDEWIRTRTGIQERRVVRDDQATSDIAYDAAKRALEDAGVNPEELDLIICATVTPDYLFPATACLIQDRLGAKNAAAFDMETGCSGFVYALCIASQFVQVGTYKKVLVIGAETLSKITNWKDRSTCVLFGDGAGAAVVEPVETGGILGFHLGSDGSGGKYLKMPAGGSRRPASVASVEEDAHYIHMEGNQVFKFAVKIMSKAALKALKNAGLKPEDIDFMIPHQANLRIIDAAAKRLKLPSEKVYVNLPKYGNTSSASIPIALDEAYQDGMFKKGDKIVLVGFGAGLTWASAVIEWSK, via the coding sequence ATGAAAATGACCAGGATTAGAGCAGGTATTACCGGAATTGGTTCGTATCTACCTGAGAAAGTAATTACAAACTTCGATCTAGAAAAGATTGTTGACACTTCTGATGAATGGATTCGTACTCGTACAGGTATTCAAGAACGTCGTGTTGTCAGGGATGATCAAGCCACTTCCGATATTGCTTACGATGCAGCTAAACGTGCTCTTGAGGATGCTGGGGTTAATCCCGAAGAGCTGGACTTGATTATTTGTGCTACCGTAACTCCAGATTATCTTTTTCCTGCTACTGCTTGTTTGATACAGGATCGTTTGGGTGCGAAAAATGCGGCTGCATTTGATATGGAAACTGGATGTTCTGGATTTGTTTATGCTCTCTGCATAGCCAGTCAATTTGTGCAAGTTGGAACCTATAAGAAAGTTTTAGTAATCGGTGCTGAAACTCTTTCCAAAATTACCAATTGGAAAGATCGTTCTACCTGTGTTCTATTCGGTGATGGAGCGGGTGCTGCAGTGGTAGAACCTGTTGAAACAGGTGGAATTCTGGGGTTTCATCTTGGAAGTGATGGTTCTGGGGGTAAGTATTTGAAAATGCCGGCTGGTGGATCTAGACGTCCTGCCAGTGTTGCTTCAGTTGAAGAAGATGCTCATTATATACATATGGAAGGGAACCAGGTTTTTAAATTTGCTGTAAAAATCATGAGCAAAGCAGCTTTAAAGGCTTTAAAGAATGCAGGGCTTAAACCTGAAGATATAGATTTTATGATACCTCATCAGGCTAATCTTCGGATTATTGATGCAGCAGCAAAGCGATTAAAGTTACCATCTGAAAAAGTATATGTTAATTTACCTAAATACGGAAATACTTCAAGTGCATCTATACCTATTGCTCTTGATGAAGCATATCAGGATGGGATGTTTAAAAAAGGAGATAAAATTGTTTTAGTTGGTTTTGGTGCTGGGCTCACCTGGGCTTCGGCTGTTATTGAATGGAGCAAGTAA